A window of Corallococcus macrosporus DSM 14697 contains these coding sequences:
- a CDS encoding serine/threonine-protein kinase, whose translation MACMRCDVDHPAGAACPAVHDGVAVSASCLEGHRHGPLVFRRWLGAGALGTVYLAEYLPTGHRFAVKVLHPHLAAQPDMQRRFYAEASALRELVHPHVARVLDARPGPGGLPCLLMEYADGESFSRLPMPLTPVEAVELLGQTLEAVEAAHARGLMHWDLSADNLILTRDARGERRVKVLDFGASAILSSSLSPAERARGMVVGSPAFIAPEQWSGEPVDGRADVYALGVVGYLLLTGRLPFGIGRAGELAPPEPHGLNPCVPPALSAVLLRALAPRPAERFPDARAFREALARCMDPRVLAAERESALVDEVELLVDIDLALDDVDEASEPAPREPILLLPEMRVPEGNVTIFGQAIPEDGATPLHLALRAAAHAAPVLEAPAPRVAAPAGLDVRVRLAEGWTRVVASDVSVDGFFAACDEGALPPLAARLGVSLSFAGRATTCEGDVVRHVTGDEARTWGVAAGAFIHFAEPGPALREWVTWMLEEGRRPEPRPDGELARLLARAAEAAKDPYALLGARPDADFEELRRRASAALRRLEGFRGRALPSAQRRALESLRGRVESARRTLGEPLSRAGFDAVRGNLSGLARCVEAGLPDEEVEPLRHAFLAARPGSEARARALFTQGHALEVQRALRAALSRYADALALDPLNVSWLRHYQELRQRAQGLVPSLPPVLHEAPVAHPASLP comes from the coding sequence ATGGCCTGCATGCGGTGTGACGTGGACCATCCGGCCGGGGCGGCGTGCCCGGCGGTGCATGACGGCGTCGCGGTGTCGGCGAGCTGCCTGGAGGGGCACCGGCACGGGCCGCTCGTCTTCCGGCGCTGGCTGGGCGCGGGGGCGCTGGGCACGGTGTACCTGGCCGAGTATCTCCCCACGGGGCACCGCTTCGCGGTGAAGGTGCTGCACCCGCACCTGGCGGCGCAGCCGGACATGCAGCGCCGCTTCTACGCGGAGGCGAGCGCGCTGCGTGAGCTGGTCCACCCGCACGTGGCCCGCGTGCTGGACGCGCGCCCGGGGCCGGGCGGCCTGCCGTGCCTGCTGATGGAGTACGCCGACGGCGAGTCCTTCTCCCGGCTCCCCATGCCGCTGACGCCCGTGGAGGCGGTGGAGCTGCTGGGGCAGACGCTGGAGGCCGTGGAGGCCGCGCACGCGCGCGGGCTCATGCACTGGGACTTGTCCGCGGACAACCTCATCCTCACCCGGGACGCGCGTGGCGAGCGGCGGGTGAAGGTGCTCGACTTCGGCGCCAGCGCCATCCTCAGCTCCAGCCTGTCCCCCGCGGAGCGGGCGCGCGGCATGGTGGTGGGCTCGCCGGCCTTCATCGCGCCCGAGCAGTGGTCGGGGGAGCCCGTGGATGGCCGCGCGGACGTGTACGCGCTGGGCGTGGTGGGCTACCTGCTGCTCACGGGGCGGCTGCCCTTCGGCATCGGCCGCGCGGGCGAGCTGGCGCCGCCGGAGCCGCATGGCCTCAACCCCTGCGTGCCGCCCGCGCTGTCCGCGGTGCTGCTGCGGGCCCTGGCCCCGCGGCCCGCCGAGCGCTTCCCGGATGCCCGCGCGTTCCGCGAGGCGCTGGCGCGCTGCATGGACCCGCGGGTCCTCGCGGCGGAGCGCGAGTCGGCGCTGGTGGACGAGGTGGAGCTGCTGGTGGACATCGACCTCGCGCTCGACGACGTGGACGAGGCCTCCGAGCCCGCGCCGCGGGAGCCCATCCTGCTGCTGCCGGAGATGCGGGTGCCGGAAGGCAACGTCACCATCTTCGGCCAGGCCATTCCGGAGGACGGCGCCACGCCGCTGCACCTGGCGCTGCGGGCGGCGGCCCACGCGGCGCCGGTGCTGGAGGCGCCGGCCCCTCGCGTCGCCGCGCCCGCGGGCCTGGATGTCCGCGTGCGGCTCGCGGAGGGCTGGACGCGCGTGGTGGCCAGTGACGTGTCGGTGGACGGCTTCTTCGCCGCGTGTGACGAGGGCGCGCTGCCGCCGCTGGCCGCGCGGCTGGGGGTGTCGCTGTCCTTCGCGGGGCGCGCCACGACGTGTGAGGGCGACGTGGTCCGCCACGTCACGGGGGACGAGGCCCGGACCTGGGGCGTGGCCGCGGGCGCGTTCATCCACTTCGCCGAGCCCGGCCCGGCGCTGCGCGAGTGGGTGACGTGGATGCTGGAGGAGGGCCGCCGGCCGGAGCCGCGCCCGGATGGGGAGCTGGCGCGGCTGCTCGCCCGGGCCGCCGAGGCCGCCAAGGACCCGTATGCCCTGCTGGGCGCGCGGCCCGACGCCGACTTCGAGGAGCTTCGCCGCCGCGCCAGCGCCGCCCTGCGCCGGCTGGAGGGCTTCCGGGGCCGCGCGCTGCCGTCGGCGCAGCGCCGCGCGCTGGAGTCGCTGAGGGGGCGGGTGGAGTCCGCGCGCCGCACGCTGGGCGAGCCGCTGAGCCGCGCCGGCTTCGACGCCGTGCGGGGCAACCTGTCCGGGCTGGCCCGCTGCGTGGAGGCCGGGCTGCCGGACGAGGAGGTGGAGCCCTTGCGGCACGCCTTCCTGGCGGCCCGGCCGGGCTCGGAGGCGCGGGCCCGGGCGCTCTTCACCCAGGGACATGCCCTGGAGGTGCAGCGGGCCCTGCGCGCCGCGCTGTCCCGCTACGCGGACGCGCTGGCGTTGGACCCGCTCAACGTGTCCTGGCTGAGGCATTACCAGGAGCTGCGCCAGCGGGCGCAGGGCCTGGTGCCCTCCCTGCCCCCCGTGCTCCACGAGGCTCCGGTGGCCCACCCCGCCTCGCTGCCGTAG
- a CDS encoding NADPH-dependent FMN reductase gives MTTPRILAISGSLRTGSFNRKLLDIAVAHARSLGAEVDVVDLKALALPVYDGDVEAKALPAPVEELRERLGKAQGLLIASPEYNSSIPGGLKNAIDWVSRPPGRLFQDKWVAMMGATPGGFGTARMQPHLRQVMSSVGAHVLPTQVHMARAGEAFSPDGKLKDEARQKEVEALAAALVSKLKP, from the coding sequence ATGACGACGCCGCGAATCCTCGCCATCAGTGGCAGCCTCCGGACCGGGAGCTTCAACCGCAAGCTCCTGGACATCGCCGTCGCCCACGCCCGCTCGCTGGGCGCGGAGGTGGACGTGGTGGACCTGAAGGCGCTGGCGCTCCCCGTCTACGACGGCGACGTGGAGGCCAAGGCCCTGCCCGCGCCCGTGGAGGAGCTGCGCGAGCGGCTGGGCAAGGCCCAGGGCCTGCTCATCGCCAGCCCGGAGTACAACTCCTCCATCCCCGGTGGCCTGAAGAACGCCATCGACTGGGTGTCCCGCCCGCCGGGGCGGCTCTTCCAGGACAAGTGGGTGGCGATGATGGGCGCCACGCCCGGCGGCTTCGGCACCGCGCGCATGCAGCCGCACCTGCGGCAGGTGATGTCCTCCGTGGGGGCGCACGTGCTGCCCACGCAGGTGCATATGGCCCGCGCGGGGGAGGCCTTCTCCCCGGACGGAAAGCTGAAGGACGAGGCGCGCCAGAAGGAAGTGGAAGCCCTGGCGGCCGCGTTGGTTTCCAAGCTGAAGCCGTAA
- a CDS encoding VOC family protein, producing MPSASSLRGIDHIGITVPDLNAATAFFIEALGAEVLYDTLAKGQPPQEGADLQRRLRFLPGSSIRAMRMLRLGNGPSIELFEYAAPEQRPPARPNDLGLQHLAVYVDDMDTALARFQAAGGEVFSSPHELPALEQGPGNAFCYARAPWGTLIEFISYPSPQPYEQQTALRRWKPPERG from the coding sequence ATGCCATCTGCCTCGTCCCTGCGCGGCATCGACCACATCGGCATCACCGTGCCGGACCTCAACGCGGCCACGGCCTTCTTCATCGAAGCCCTTGGCGCGGAAGTCCTCTACGACACCTTGGCGAAAGGCCAGCCCCCGCAGGAAGGCGCAGATTTGCAGCGGCGCCTGCGCTTCCTCCCGGGCTCCAGCATCCGCGCCATGCGCATGCTCCGCCTGGGCAACGGCCCCAGCATCGAGCTGTTCGAATACGCCGCCCCCGAGCAGCGCCCGCCGGCCCGCCCCAATGACCTGGGCCTCCAGCACCTGGCCGTCTACGTGGATGACATGGACACAGCGCTCGCGCGCTTCCAGGCAGCCGGAGGCGAGGTCTTCTCGAGCCCCCACGAGCTGCCCGCGCTGGAGCAAGGCCCGGGCAACGCCTTCTGCTACGCCCGGGCGCCTTGGGGCACCCTCATCGAGTTCATCAGCTACCCGTCGCCCCAACCCTACGAACAACAGACCGCGCTGCGGCGCTGGAAGCCACCGGAGCGCGGCTGA
- a CDS encoding ROK family protein, whose amino-acid sequence MPTLGIDLGGTFARAAVVDGVGRLLAAAKVALVERSPSGVVETIAQAASDAVKAAGVPLGACGVAAAGQIHKDSGVLSVAPNLGWRNVPLGALLTDRLGHPVRVVNDLAAAAWGELHAGAGRGAQDMLVVFVGSGVGSAIIAGGHLVDGGGGVAGELGHIKVIPGGRRCGCGELGCLEAYVGGHNLIAQTRELLASGDSPEVARLTGGDPARITPVTLEQAAEVGDAAAVEVYERAARFLALSVANMVTMLNPARLVLGGGVLSHCPGLRRRAEEGVRQWSSMTSREGLLIADAELGDDSGLIGAALLVK is encoded by the coding sequence ATGCCAACGCTTGGAATCGACCTGGGGGGGACCTTCGCCCGCGCCGCGGTGGTGGACGGGGTGGGCAGGTTGCTCGCCGCCGCCAAGGTGGCCCTGGTGGAGCGCAGCCCCTCGGGGGTGGTGGAGACCATTGCCCAGGCGGCCTCGGACGCGGTGAAGGCCGCCGGGGTGCCCCTGGGGGCCTGCGGGGTGGCGGCCGCCGGGCAGATTCACAAGGACTCGGGCGTGCTGTCGGTTGCTCCCAACCTGGGCTGGCGCAACGTGCCGCTGGGCGCGCTGCTCACGGACCGGCTGGGGCACCCGGTGCGCGTGGTGAACGACCTGGCCGCGGCGGCGTGGGGCGAGCTGCACGCGGGCGCGGGCCGGGGCGCGCAGGACATGCTGGTGGTGTTCGTGGGCTCGGGCGTGGGCAGCGCCATCATCGCGGGCGGCCACCTGGTGGACGGCGGCGGCGGCGTGGCGGGCGAGCTGGGCCACATCAAGGTGATTCCGGGTGGCCGCCGCTGCGGCTGCGGCGAGCTGGGGTGCCTGGAGGCCTACGTGGGCGGTCACAACCTCATCGCGCAGACGCGCGAGCTGCTGGCCAGCGGCGATTCGCCGGAGGTGGCGCGGCTGACGGGCGGTGACCCGGCGCGCATCACCCCGGTGACGCTGGAGCAGGCGGCGGAGGTGGGGGACGCGGCGGCGGTTGAAGTCTATGAGCGGGCGGCGCGCTTCCTTGCCCTGTCCGTGGCCAACATGGTGACCATGCTCAACCCGGCGCGGCTGGTGCTGGGCGGCGGGGTGTTGAGCCACTGCCCGGGGCTGCGCCGCCGCGCGGAGGAGGGCGTCCGCCAGTGGTCCTCGATGACGTCTCGTGAGGGGCTGCTCATCGCGGACGCGGAGCTGGGAGATGACAGCGGTCTGATTGGCGCGGCGTTGCTGGTGAAGTAG
- the tpx gene encoding thiol peroxidase, with product MAEHKGIVTFKGQPVTLVGDEVKVGDAAPDFTVYKGLNDTVRLSDVKGSVVVLSVAPSVDTRVCAAQLRAFNKEATALGPDVKVWFITLDLPFALGRFIGTEGIQNVTTLSDYKDREFGEKYGLYMKELGLLARSTFVLNREGKVVFREIVPEMTHEPDYDGALKAVRESL from the coding sequence ATGGCCGAGCACAAGGGAATCGTCACGTTCAAGGGTCAGCCGGTGACGCTGGTGGGGGACGAGGTGAAGGTGGGCGACGCCGCTCCGGACTTCACCGTCTACAAGGGGCTCAACGACACGGTGCGGTTGTCGGACGTGAAGGGCAGCGTGGTGGTGTTGAGCGTGGCGCCCAGCGTGGACACGCGGGTGTGCGCGGCGCAGCTCCGCGCGTTCAACAAGGAGGCCACCGCGCTGGGGCCGGACGTGAAGGTGTGGTTCATCACGTTGGACTTGCCCTTCGCGCTGGGGCGCTTCATCGGCACCGAGGGCATCCAGAACGTCACCACGCTGTCGGACTACAAGGACCGCGAGTTCGGTGAGAAGTACGGCCTGTACATGAAGGAGCTGGGGCTGCTGGCGCGCAGCACCTTCGTGTTGAACCGGGAGGGCAAGGTCGTGTTCCGGGAGATCGTCCCGGAGATGACGCACGAGCCCGACTACGACGGCGCGCTGAAGGCGGTTCGCGAGTCGCTGTGA
- a CDS encoding phosphomannomutase/phosphoglucomutase, producing the protein MNAHIFREYDIRGLVDKDLTTEVVELLGKGLGTIIRRQGGRSIAVGRDCRESSTRFRDSLCAGLTSTGLNVFDVGVVPTPLTYFAANTLPVDGLAMITGSHNPPEYNGFKIGAGKTTFHSHEIQALRKLIEARDFEVSSKPGTVTPYDIITPYNHFVRSTVKVGRKGMRIVIDAGNGTGGAIAVPLFESMGFDVVPLFCEMDATFPNHHPDPTVVENLEDLIAAVKREKAEVGIAYDGDSDRIGVIDDQGNILWGDQLMVLFSRYVLKESPGAAIVGEVKCSYTLYDDIAKRGGKPVMWKAGHSLIKSKMKETQAELAGEMSGHIFFKNRYFGFDDAIYSTARLLEILTQEKATLSELLSDVPKTYASPELRFDTKEEKKFEMVKRATETLRDAGHDIIDVDGVRVTFPDGWGLIRASNTQPILVLRFEANTPERLKEIQALIEGTVEKVKVEVGG; encoded by the coding sequence ATGAACGCGCACATCTTCCGCGAATACGATATCCGAGGCCTGGTCGATAAGGACCTCACCACCGAGGTGGTGGAGCTGCTGGGCAAGGGCCTGGGCACCATCATCCGTCGCCAGGGCGGGCGCTCCATCGCGGTGGGCCGCGACTGCCGCGAGTCCTCCACCCGCTTCCGGGACTCGCTCTGCGCGGGCCTGACGTCCACCGGCCTCAACGTGTTCGACGTGGGCGTGGTCCCCACGCCGCTGACCTACTTCGCCGCCAACACCCTGCCGGTGGACGGCCTGGCGATGATTACCGGCAGCCACAACCCGCCCGAGTACAACGGCTTCAAGATTGGCGCGGGGAAGACGACCTTCCACAGCCATGAAATCCAGGCCCTGCGCAAGCTCATCGAGGCCAGGGACTTCGAGGTGTCGTCCAAGCCGGGCACGGTGACGCCGTACGACATCATCACGCCCTACAACCACTTCGTGCGCAGCACGGTGAAGGTGGGCCGCAAGGGGATGCGCATCGTCATCGACGCCGGCAACGGCACGGGCGGCGCCATCGCGGTGCCGCTCTTCGAGAGCATGGGCTTCGACGTGGTGCCCCTGTTCTGTGAGATGGACGCGACGTTCCCCAACCACCACCCGGACCCGACGGTGGTGGAGAACCTGGAGGACCTCATCGCGGCGGTGAAGCGCGAGAAGGCCGAGGTGGGCATCGCCTACGACGGCGACAGCGACCGCATCGGCGTCATCGACGACCAGGGCAACATCCTCTGGGGTGACCAGCTCATGGTGCTCTTCAGCCGCTACGTGCTGAAGGAGAGCCCGGGCGCGGCCATCGTCGGCGAGGTGAAGTGCAGCTACACGCTGTACGACGACATCGCGAAGCGCGGCGGCAAGCCCGTCATGTGGAAGGCCGGGCACTCGCTCATCAAGTCGAAGATGAAGGAGACCCAGGCGGAGCTGGCCGGCGAGATGAGCGGCCACATCTTCTTCAAGAACCGCTACTTCGGCTTCGACGACGCCATCTACTCCACCGCGCGCCTGCTGGAGATTCTCACGCAGGAGAAGGCGACCCTGTCGGAGCTGCTCTCCGACGTGCCGAAGACGTACGCCAGCCCGGAGCTGCGCTTCGACACGAAGGAGGAGAAGAAGTTCGAGATGGTCAAGCGCGCCACGGAGACGCTGCGCGACGCGGGCCACGACATCATCGACGTGGACGGCGTGCGCGTGACCTTCCCAGACGGCTGGGGCCTCATCCGCGCCTCCAACACGCAGCCCATCCTGGTGCTGCGCTTCGAGGCCAACACGCCCGAGCGCCTGAAGGAGATCCAGGCCCTCATCGAGGGCACGGTGGAGAAGGTCAAGGTCGAGGTCGGGGGCTGA
- a CDS encoding DUSAM domain-containing protein → MAVSSLLAKGQGSLMRDAHDWDKVAALERQLVRGEELELTPEVSELLRRVARDVVVPDAEVHRALMTRSGSVELVREVRRRIREGSQRLMRAISESNRLVESGDMPGARQCLEDVLAVEVVPLYRQHAEAELSHLE, encoded by the coding sequence ATGGCCGTTTCATCTCTGCTGGCGAAGGGGCAAGGTTCGTTGATGCGTGACGCGCACGATTGGGACAAGGTTGCCGCGCTGGAGCGCCAACTCGTTCGGGGGGAGGAACTGGAGCTGACGCCCGAGGTGTCGGAGTTGCTCCGCCGGGTCGCGCGCGATGTCGTCGTACCCGACGCGGAGGTTCACCGTGCCTTGATGACGCGTTCGGGAAGCGTCGAGCTGGTCCGCGAAGTACGCCGCCGCATCCGAGAAGGTTCGCAACGTCTGATGCGCGCCATCTCCGAGTCCAATCGCCTCGTGGAATCTGGGGACATGCCTGGCGCCCGGCAATGCTTGGAAGATGTTCTCGCTGTCGAAGTCGTACCCCTGTACCGACAGCACGCGGAAGCGGAGCTCAGCCACCTGGAGTGA
- a CDS encoding mannose-1-phosphate guanylyltransferase, whose amino-acid sequence MALYPVIMAGGSGTRFWPLSRQARPKQFLPLASRLPLITDTSARLKGLASVKDTFIVCGPLHAKAAAKLVKGLPRANLLVEPVARNTAPAIALAAVQVAARDPQGVMVVLPSDHHVADVPGFKRTLADAADLAEAGHLVTLGIKPSRPETGYGYIQLGDALEGGGRKVRAFKEKPDLETARGYVSSGDYLWNGGIFVFRVDVILEAFAKHMPEMQKGLDALRKAAGKRTFGAVLKKVFPKLPSTSIDYGVMEKASNIAVLPGDFGWSDVGSFAAIPEVRPADAHGNVVSGNLAVVVDCHNCVVLADKRPLSVVGLTDMVVVDSGDAVLVVPKDKSQDVRKVVEALKARKLTKYL is encoded by the coding sequence ATGGCCCTCTACCCCGTCATCATGGCCGGTGGCTCCGGCACCCGCTTCTGGCCGCTGTCCCGTCAGGCGCGGCCCAAGCAGTTCCTGCCGCTGGCCTCCAGGCTGCCGCTCATCACCGACACGTCCGCGCGCCTCAAGGGGCTCGCCTCGGTGAAGGACACCTTCATCGTCTGTGGCCCGCTGCACGCGAAGGCCGCGGCGAAGCTGGTGAAGGGGCTGCCCAGGGCGAACCTGCTGGTGGAGCCGGTGGCCCGCAACACCGCGCCCGCCATCGCCCTGGCGGCGGTGCAGGTGGCCGCCAGGGACCCCCAGGGCGTCATGGTGGTGCTGCCCTCCGACCACCACGTGGCGGACGTGCCCGGCTTCAAGCGCACGCTCGCGGACGCGGCGGACCTGGCGGAGGCGGGGCACCTCGTCACGCTGGGCATCAAGCCCTCGCGCCCGGAGACGGGCTACGGCTACATCCAGCTCGGCGACGCGCTGGAGGGCGGCGGACGCAAGGTGCGGGCCTTCAAGGAGAAGCCCGACCTGGAGACGGCGCGCGGCTACGTGTCCTCCGGGGACTACCTGTGGAACGGCGGCATCTTCGTCTTCCGCGTGGACGTCATCCTGGAGGCCTTCGCGAAGCACATGCCGGAGATGCAGAAGGGCCTGGACGCCCTGCGCAAGGCCGCGGGCAAGCGGACCTTCGGCGCGGTGCTGAAGAAGGTGTTCCCCAAGCTGCCCTCCACCTCCATCGACTACGGGGTGATGGAGAAGGCCTCCAACATCGCGGTGCTGCCGGGAGACTTCGGCTGGTCGGACGTGGGCTCCTTCGCGGCGATTCCGGAGGTGCGCCCCGCGGACGCCCACGGCAACGTGGTGTCCGGCAACCTGGCCGTGGTGGTGGACTGCCACAACTGCGTGGTGCTGGCGGACAAGCGGCCGCTGTCCGTGGTGGGCCTCACCGACATGGTGGTGGTGGACTCCGGCGACGCGGTGCTGGTGGTGCCCAAGGACAAGAGCCAGGACGTGCGCAAGGTCGTGGAGGCGCTCAAGGCGCGCAAGCTGACGAAGTACCTGTAG